DNA sequence from the Leptospiraceae bacterium genome:
ACTTTTCCTTTTTCTCCGATGATAGAACGAACCACAAAAGCATCATTTCCCGCACCCGAACCAAGGTCAATTACCACATCTCCTGTCTTGATGTTCGCAAATTGAGTAGGTATTCCGCAGCCAAGACCCAGATCTGCGTCCTTATCGTATCCTTCCAACTGGGAATAATCCTCGCTAAATATAGAATAGTTCGAAGAACGACTGCAACAAGCGGATTCTTGTCCATTTTTTTCATTAGATTGGGTAGCAATTTGTGCATATTTTTCTTTTACGACTTCTTTGATTTGTTCAGCAGTTTCCATAATAATTATCTCCTTATTTACAACAGGCCGATTTAGAATTTTTTCTATGCTTCCTTAAATCTTTCATAAGAAGAGTGATGGAATCATAAAATTCATCTAAGATTTTCCAATTGATACAATAGCAGGATCTAAGCCCTTCCACTTCTCCCTGAATAAGTCCGGCATTCTTTAATTCTTTTAGATGCTGAGACACAGTGGATTGTGCGAGGGGAAGAACTTCGACGATCTCACCGCAAATGCATTCTTTCTTCTCTGCAATAGTTTGGAGAATTGCAATCCTTGCAGGATGAGAAATCGCTTTTGCAAGTTCTGATAGAATCTGAATATTTTTATCAAATTCATGTTTCTTATTTACAGCCATACGTATATCGTAAATATACGATATACGTATTGTCAACCTTTTTTACAAACCAGGTCAACTGTTTTACTTACTCTACCATTCTTAGATATTACAGAAGTTGTAATAAACTAATGATAATATTATTTTTACATATCCATCTAGGCATTTTATTCGGCTACTCTACAGTTTGAGTAAAAAATAAGTAGACAATACCCCCCTGGGTATGTTAGTGGTTTTCACAGAAACTATAAGGAGTTTTAAATATGACCGGAACGAAAAAGCAGATTGTAATTGTTGGTGGAGTAGCGGGGGGAGCAACCGCAGCGGCGAGGGCGAGGCGTGTGGACGAAAATGCAGAAATTACGATCATAGAAAGAGGGAAATATGTATCTTTTGCGAACTGTGGCCTTCCCTATTACATTTCCGGTGATATTAAGCAAAGAGAGGATTTAATCCTTCAGAGTCCGGAAAGTTTTTATGAGCGCTACCGGATCCGGGTTCTCCTCGAGAGTTCGGCAGTCATGATAGATAGAAAAGAACGAATTCTAAAAGTCAGCCGGGAAGGAAAAATTGAAGATTTTCCTTATGATAAGCTCATTCTTTCTCAGGGAGCCTCTCCATTAAACCCCAACATCGAAGGACTTCCGGCTAAAAACACTTTCACTTTGCGGGAAATCCCGGATATGGATACTATCGATACCTTCATTAAACAATCCCATCCTAAAAACGCCGTAGTCATTGGGGGTGGGTTTATCGGTATCGAAATGGCAGAGGCCCTGCATAATCGCGGTTTAGAGGTGAAACTGGTAGAAAAAGCCCATCATGTAATGCCAAACTTTGATATAGAGTTCGGAGAAGCTATTCGTAGAGAAATGGAAGCGGAAGGAGTTCAGGTCTTTCCCCGAGATGGAGTCAAAAAAATTGACCCCAAGGCAAAAGAAGTGTACTTAGAAAGCGGTCATACCTTATCGGCTGATATGGTCATTGTTTCAATAGGGGTTCGACCGGAGCTGGAATTGGCGAAAAGTGCCGGTCTGAGCATAGGAAAAACCGGTGGAGTATTAGTGAATAACCTGATGCAATCTTCTGACCCGGACATCTATGTAGTGGGAGATATGGCAGAAATCAGTCACAGGATTATGGGTAGAAAAGTGAGAATTCCCCTCGCAGGCCCTGCCAATCGCCAGGGAAGGATTGCAGGTTCCAATGCCGCCGGAGACACCAAAGTGTACCATGGAGCTAACGGTTCCGCCATCGTAAAGATTTTTACCAAAGCTGCCGGGATTACCGGTTTCACAGAAAAAGCCGCCAAAGAAGCCGGGCTGGATATCGGAACGGTGACAGTCCATCCCAAAAACCATGCAGGGTATTACCCGGGTTCCAGCCAGATTTCATTAAAGCTCGTTTATCTAAAAGGAAATGGAAGGGTACTCGGAGTCCAGGTTTTTGGAGAGGAAGGTGTGGATAAGCGGGTGGATGTGATTGCAACCGCCATACACGGAGGTTTGACCGTAGAGGATCTGGAAGAATTAGACTTAAGCTACGCTCCTCCTTTTTCATCGGCAAACGATCCGGTTAATATGGCTTCTTTTGTAGCTTCCAATAGTTTGAATGGTTTTAGTCCTTCTATTAGCGTGAATGAATTTATTGAAAAATGGAACACGGAAAAAGATTTTTTAATTCTGGACGTACGAAACCCCGAAGAATACGAAAGAGGACATATCCCGGGTGCTATAAATATTCCTTTGCCGGATTTACGGGAAAGGATCTCTGAATTACCAATAGAAAAGGAAATTCTTGTGCATTGCCAGGTGGGTTTTCGGGCGCATTTAGCTGTAAGAATTTTAATGCAAAAGGGTTTCCACAGAGTAAGTAATATTTCGGGAGGCTATAAAAGTATGGAACTATTAGAAATATGAAATTTGCGATTATTGGTGATATTCATGGTTACTGGAACAGTCAGGATCTGAGATACTTCAATGATTCTGATTATGATTTCCTCCTCTTTACGGGGGATTTGCCAACCTACTTTTCAGGACCTTCTTTAATTCCGAAGCGATTATCCGGACTTAAAAAAAAAGCCTACCTGATCCCCGGTAACCATGATTCCAGTAATCTATTTCAACTTACAGGAGAACTTTTCCAAAACAAGTTTCTGATTCAAAAAGGTTTTCTCGGTCAGGAAAAAAGGCTCGCAAAATTCAAGAAAGACATAGCGCCTGTAGAACTCTGTTATTATACCTACCGGCAGGAAGAAGATTATGCCCTTCTTTTCTGCCGTCCCTTTTCCATGGGAGGACCTTTTCTGTCTTTTCAACCTTTTCTTTCTAAATATTGCAGTGTAAACGACTTTGAGGATTCTATCGCACTCTTAGCTTCGATAGTCGACGAAATTGAAGAGGAAAAGCTTCTGGTGATTTCCCATAACGGACCTACCGGCCTCGGAGATAGAAGAGAGGATATCTGGGGAAAAGATTTTGATCCGAGGGGGGGAGACTGGGGAGATAAGGATTTAGAAGAACTCATCTCTTACTGCAAAAAAAAGAAGAAGCGTGTAGAACTGGTACTGGCCGGACACATGCACTATTCAGAAACGAAAAGAACAAATTTTATCGAAAAAGACTCAACTCTTTATCTCAACTCGGCCCGTGTTCCCCGTATATTTAAAAAAGGCAAGCAGATGGTACACAGGCATATACGGGTTGAATTTGTCGAGGCCGGACCTGAGATCTCTACGGTAGATGTTTACCAGAATGAAGAACAGGTGGAAAAACTCAAACCCCTTTTAATAAGCTGAATCGTAATCAACCACAAGACGAAATCCTGCTTTTCTGTCTTCTTTCAGGTTGGGAATTCCTCCATAATCTCGAAAAAAAGTACTGACTTCTCGTTTCGAGCTGGTAAAGGATCCACCGCGTATTACCCTGTACTGTTGACCGAAAGCCCTGTGTTTTAAATAATGGCCTTTATAAGGTTTATACCAGCTACTGGTCCATTCAGCCACATTACCACACATCCCCATTAAACCATACGGACTCTTTCCTGCTGTCGAAAGTTCGTAAACCGAGACCGTTTCAAAAAGCTTACTTTCCCTGGAATTGCAAAGACCGGCATCAAATGTATTTCCAAAGGGGTAGCGAAGAGCATCTACTTTAAAGGTACTGGTTTCATCTCGATTCAGAGTTTTTGTGAAACCCGGGCCTCTTGCAGCCTTTTCCCACTCTAATTCAGTAGGAATCCTCTTACCTGACCACTGTGCATAGGCTTCTACTTCCCTATAACTCAGGTGATTTACCGGATGATGAGCCTTACCCGCAGGATACATACCCTTTTTCCAATGAACAGGTGCTGGAAAATTTGTAGAGTTAATGAACTTTAAATACTCTCCATTGGTTACTTCGTATTTATCCATATAGAAAGAGGGTAAATCAGCCAGATTACTTTCATCAGGGTTATTGTAAAAGGGATTATAAGCATCATTTTCGGAGTCAATCCCCTGTCCGTAAAGAAAGGTACCAGCCGGTATCAGGATCATCTCCTTTCCATCAATTTTATGTCGTATGATACCTTTCCCGTGATTTTGAGTATCTTTATAAAAACTGGAAGGTTCTAAATAAGAAGGAATTTCTTTATAAGAAGCAACATACAGGTTTGTAGTAATTCTCTTATGGTTTTTACCGGGTAAGGGTGTATAATCTCCGGATAAAACAAGGTATATCCTTTCCTTATTCAGACTGGGAGGAAGATATTCAAAGTTTAAATCCTGTAAATTAAACTCTCCTACTTTTTTATTTGTTTTTTTCTCGAATAAGAAAAAGGTTTTTTGAGTCATAAACTGCTGTCTCAAATCCTCTTCACTGGAGTATTTCCACTGCTTACCTTTATGAATACGTATCCGGAGTGTCCCCTTGGCTTTATATACGGAATGGATTTCACCTTTCCAGTTTAAGATTTTCTTGGTTTCCGGCTCATCTTCACTATAGAGAAAAATGGGAAGAAATAGGAATAATGCAATCAGGACTTTCATTGATTTTAATCTCGACAAAAAGTCCTTTCATATTTACTAATTCAGTCGATGGGCTGGTTTAAAACGAAAAGCCGGGAGAACCCACGACGAAGCATCTTAGTGCATTCGGCTTTTTTTAAAAAACCTCTCCAGATAAGCTTCCGGAAGTTCGGTCATTTCTGATATAAAATCGAGAGTGGACCCTGCACGCTTCATTTTGATCGCTGTCCTGAGGGCTTTTTTATGCTCGGCTCTTTCTGCGCGTTTTCGCTCTTTCTCAATTTGTTTCTGAGACAGAAGGCGTTCCTGTTCTCTGCCCTCCTGGATACTGGCTTCCCTTATTTTCTCCCGGATTCCGAATTCTTCTGCGAGTTCCCAGACTCTTTCTTCTATGGCAGTCATACTCTTTCCCATCTCCTTTAGTATAAACTCTACTTCTTCTCTGTAAAGCAAAAAACTATCCTTCAAGTTCTCTCCGAAGCCTTTTTCTATGGCTTCACGGATTATATCTTCTCTCTGTTTCTACCTTTGCGAACCTTGAGAAAAACGATATGGCTCTTTTCTTAAATACTTCATCAAAGGTTTTTTGGAGTTTTCGTTTGTTCATGTGACCCTCTACTATAAAGGGTTTGAAAATGCACAAAAGGAACAAAAATTTTCTATAGAACGGAAACCGAAACTGGACTTTTGGGATAATTTTTGAAACTTTTCCCTGGTTACTACACTTCGGAGTCTCTGACCCTTTCCATGACCAGGAACTTAATAGGCTTATCTATTAAAGAAAAGCAAGCTGCAAGAGCCTGTAGCTTCATTTTCAGACAGACTCTTATGCCGTGGATTCAGGAAAGGGGGAATCACTCATGAAGTTCTATAACTTCTGAGAAATAAAGGGTCTGATTAGTGGATAGTGCGAATTTATGCTAATCAAACTTTTTAGCCGATTTTATAGTCTTCTACTTCGGCATACAGGTAGGTCTCAAAGTCATCTTCCTCATCCCAGAAAAGAATTCGTAAGAATGTATCACCTGATTTAGCTGCATAATCAACATATTCCAAATCACCTTCTTCATCTTCTTCGGTACTGAAGTATTCCAGCTCATCATCATCTTCCAGCTTGAATTCCTGATCTTTGACTTTGATGGACTTTTTGTATTCATCCTCATCATCCAAAAATTCGTCTTCTTCCTTGATGACATCCCACTCGACACCTAAATAACAGCACCATTCCTTATCCTCGAGGACTTCTTCTAAGAAAAAAGATTTCTCTGAAGCAGAGAATAGGTAGATTTCTCTGTCTTCATCGATTTCTAGAATATCTTCAATTTTTCCACTAACTTTTGCATTCAGCTTTAAGGCTTTTTGCATGGAAGCCGGTATTTCGATAGAGATTTTCGCTCCTATCTTAATTTCTCCACCTTCCGAGTCTTTTTCAGAACCCTTCTTCTTTTTCTTTACTTCTTCAGTTGGTTTCTTCTTTTTTGCTTCCGCATCGCTTTTCTTCTTCTTATCTTCATCTTTCATACATCACCTCATATTTTTTTCGCTTTGTCTTATAATCGAAAGTAGATATATGTAAAGATTTTTTTTGATTTTTAGCAATAAAGTGGTTATGAAAGGAGGCTTCTACTTATTGAAACTTCATTTTTCGAAGTTGTTGTAGCTCTACAGATAAAGATTTATTATAGTATTCAAGGGCTTTATCAGCATCTCCGCTTTTTTCATAAGCCGTTCCCAGAAGGTCATAACATGTAGCAACTGTAGAACTATATTCTCCCAATTTTTTCTTCCGAATTTCCAGGGACTTATGAAACATTTCTATAGCTTTTTTATAATTTCTCAAACGGTAGTAAACCTTACCGAGGCTTCGATAGTCAGCTGCTAAATACATAGAATCGGGTTTTCTATTCTTTATATTCAGATTATAGGACTTCATGAAGTACAAAAGAGCATTTTCATAGTCACGGCTAATGTAGTAAGCTTTTCCGGCGTATGTAAAAAAAATGGACATTTTACTATGGCTATTCCCGTATTCCTTTTCAGCTAAGGAAATTAATTTCAGAGCTGTCTCTGTAGCATTTTTCTTGCTTCTTTTTTTATACTCCCGTATAAATTTTTTCTTTAAGCTAAGAATCTCTTTTTTTTGTTTAGCACCTGCTTCCAATCCAAACTGAAGTGCAAAAAATAGAATACATAAATTATAGAAAATAAATTTTATCATTCGGTCAGTTCCTTATTATGTCTTTTTTTATCTAACCTGTGCTTTTGAGGCTTTATAGTAATATCGGTAATTACCAGTTCTTTTTTTCTCTCTATAATGAATTTTACTACATCTGCAATATCCTCAGGTAAAAGAAAGGTTTCTCTATCTTCAGATTCCTGAAAGTTTAATTCATCAAAAAAATGGGTCCTGGTAATATCCGGATGAATATTTACAACCCTGGTTCCCGTTTTTCGTACCTCTTCAAAAATCGACTGTCCGAAACTTGTTAAACCCGCCTTACTCGCCCCGTAGGCCGCTCCAATGGGAGAAGCTTTGAGTGCAGAAGTGGAAGAGATGTTTAGAATAAGTCCTGCATTTTCTTTGATTCGTCTCAGGCAAAGTCGGGTAAGTAAAATAGGAAGACAAAAATTAAGTTCTAAAAGTTTACGTAGTCTGTTATATTCGATTTCTTCGTGCAGACCTAAAGCTCCTATTCCGGCATTATTGACAAGCAGAGAGAGCTCTTTTTCTTCTTTCAAAATCGCTTCTACTTTCGGTTTCCAGTCTTTCTCCTCGCTTAAATCAGAAGAAACTGCTACAAATTTATCGTGTTCTATTTGTTTGGGTTTCGTGTAACGAGATATACCATAAACTTTATAATCAAGTTCAAGAAGAAGTCGGCTTATCTCCAAACCTATCCCGGAAGAAGCTCCTGTAACAATCGCTGATTTCATATCACATGCAAAGCTTTTCAGGAGGAATAAAGCGTAGAACGATTTCTTTTAAATAGTTCATCATTGTATCCTGAAGTTCCTGTGGATAACTTGAAAAGCCTTCCCTTTTTTCGAAAGGAAAAAAAAGAATTTTTGAAGAATTCACCTCTTTCATATTACGTAAATACTCCGAGTTTACCCGAAAAACACCGAGGCTTACATCTACCAGTTTATCTGAAGGCAGAGTCGATAGTGTTTCTATGATCATTTCAGAATATATTTTTTTCCAATCCGGCACATAGATAACCGGATCAAAACAGAGACGTACCTTCCAGCCCGTTTCTACAGCCTGACGAATGCTTTCCAGTCTTTTTTTTAAAGAAGGAGTTCTCTTTTCAATATTGCGTATAACTTCCTGGGGAGATAAAGTCCATGCCATTATCACATTCTCTATAGGTTCAATACCGGAAATTTGCTTAAAATTTGAGCTTTTCGTTCTGATTTCCAGAAGTAAATTTGGTCTCGTTCGAGCAAAGCGAATCCATTCCGAAGTATAAGGAATATAACGCTCCAGGGCTAAAAGGTCAGTATCATAAGAAATACAAAGAAAAACAGGGTACTCGGCGAGATGCTTATCTGTTTCTTTGAAGAAATCTTCTAAATTTACAAAAATTACTATATAAGAAGATTTATACATACCCTGAAGATAACAGTAAGCACAATTATAAATGCAATTCAGAATTAAAGAGTTATAAAAAAAGTGCTCGTGTCCGTAACTGTTGGATAAATATGAACCCTTATAAAGAAAGTGATCTTTTTTTTGAGCGAGGATAAGCTTGGTAGATGTTTTTTGAACCTGAAAATCTTGCCTGGGACGGTTAAAGACACTTTTATAATCATCCACAAGAATAATACCGGCATCAGGAAAACGCTTGAGTATGGATTTACTGAACTCATATTCCTGTGCCTCTTTTTCCAGATATATATGTTCTACCCTCATCCACTTTCAATATCTCTTTCCCTTCCTTCTCTGTCCATGAGAAAAACAAAGTAAGAATAGAATTAAGACTTTGTTACAAAAAATCTTGCTTTTACAGGAAGGAAATATTCTCTTTCTATTATATCCATACCCTATAGGAACTTTTTATGACTGAAGCTTTTATTATTGATGCTATTCGTACACCAAGAGCAAGGGGGAATAAACGGGGCTCTTTAAATTCGGTTCACCCTCAGGAATTAGTGGCCGGACTCTTAAGAGAATTACCGAAAAGAACAGCCCTTAACCTGAAAGAAGTAGATGATGTTATCCTGGGTTGTGTTACCCAGGTAGGAGACCAGGCGGCCTGCATCGCCCGGTATGCAGTAATGGCTGCTGAATGGCCGATTGAAGTTCCGGGTTATACAGTAAATCGTTTCTGCGGTTCCGGTTTACAGGCGGTAAATGACGCCGCCTCTTTTATTAAGGCCGGTGCATTTGATCTGGTTGTAGCCGGAGGAGTCGAATCCATGAGCCGGGTAAAAATGTTTTCCGATCTGGGTTCAGATGAAGAAAACCCGGAAACCATGATGAGTATCGGTAATCCTAAAATTGCAGAGAAATACAACCTTGTTCCTCAGGGGATTTCGGCTGATATCATTGCCACCAAATACAATATCAGCAGGGAAGAAATCGATCGTTTCGCAGCTTCCTCCCAAATAAAAGCTCAGAATGCGATTCAAAATGGGTATTTTAAAAATAGTATTATTCCGGTAAAGCGAGATGACGGAGTTCTTGTTTCTGAAGATGAATACCCCAATCCCAAATGGACTTTTGAATTTCTGTCCAAAATGCCTGCAATGTTCAAAGGAGCCGGAGAGAAATATTTTGACAAAATGGCTTTAAAGACATACCCTGAACTCGGACAAATTATTCATGTACATGGCGGAGGAAATGCTTCCGGTGTGGTGGATGGAGCCGGGATTGTTCTTTTAGCTTCTGAAAAAGCTGTAAAGGAAAAAGGCCTGAAGCCGAGAGCTAAAATTGTGTCTATGGCTGTTTCGGGAGAAGAACCTACTATCATGCTAACGGGGCCGGTTTCCGCTTCAAAGAAAGCTCTTAACAAAGCAAATTTGACTGTTGCTGATATAGATCTCTGGGAGATTAACGAAGCCTTTGCTGCGGTTCCACTGTATGTTCAAAAACAGTTAAACATTCCTCTTGAAAAAATTAATGTGAATGGTGGTTCTATTGCCCTCGGTCATCCGTTAGGAGGAACCGGAGCAATTTTAACCGGTACAGCTGTAGATGAACTGGAACGGAGAAAGGCCCGTTATGCCCTGATTACACTTTGTATTGGTGGAGGAATGGGAATTGCTACAATCATTGAAAGGGTATGAATAAATTAATTTTTAGTCTATTAATTTATTCTACATTAAGTTGTTCTAATGCAGGATATTTTATGAATGAAAAGAAACCCCATCATCGGAAAGATGGCTTTGTAAATCCTTACCCTACGTATAAGGAGCATAATTTTTCTGATTTCTTAAAATGGAGGTGGAATCGGGGTTCTGAACTGGAAAAGGTAATTGATCCAAAGAATTACAAGTTCAGCTATGTGGAAAATAATGCAGAAGAAATTCGGAAAAACACGAATAAGTTTTCTGTTACCTGGATAGGTCATGCTACAAGTCTCATTCAATTGGATGGTAAGAATATCCTGACAGATCCTATCTGGTCGGAACGTTGTTCTCCCCTGAGTTTTGTAGGTCCGAAGCGTTATGTGAAGCCTGGCATCGAAATGAAAAATCTCCCCCGGATTCACTTTGTCCTTATTAGCCATAATCACTATGACCATATGGATCTTCCCAGTTTAAAAGAATTAAATAAACGTTTTTCACCTACTTTTATTGTGGGTTTAAAGAATAAGCAATTCTTAGAATCAAATGGAATTCAAAATGTTATAGAACTGGATTGGTGGGACCATGTTTTTCGTGATGGGCTACGAATACATTTTACTCCAACTCAGCATTTCAGTGCGAGAGGACTTCTGGATAGGAACGAAACCCTGTGGGGTAGCT
Encoded proteins:
- a CDS encoding winged helix-turn-helix transcriptional regulator, which codes for MAVNKKHEFDKNIQILSELAKAISHPARIAILQTIAEKKECICGEIVEVLPLAQSTVSQHLKELKNAGLIQGEVEGLRSCYCINWKILDEFYDSITLLMKDLRKHRKNSKSACCK
- a CDS encoding FAD-dependent oxidoreductase is translated as MTGTKKQIVIVGGVAGGATAAARARRVDENAEITIIERGKYVSFANCGLPYYISGDIKQREDLILQSPESFYERYRIRVLLESSAVMIDRKERILKVSREGKIEDFPYDKLILSQGASPLNPNIEGLPAKNTFTLREIPDMDTIDTFIKQSHPKNAVVIGGGFIGIEMAEALHNRGLEVKLVEKAHHVMPNFDIEFGEAIRREMEAEGVQVFPRDGVKKIDPKAKEVYLESGHTLSADMVIVSIGVRPELELAKSAGLSIGKTGGVLVNNLMQSSDPDIYVVGDMAEISHRIMGRKVRIPLAGPANRQGRIAGSNAAGDTKVYHGANGSAIVKIFTKAAGITGFTEKAAKEAGLDIGTVTVHPKNHAGYYPGSSQISLKLVYLKGNGRVLGVQVFGEEGVDKRVDVIATAIHGGLTVEDLEELDLSYAPPFSSANDPVNMASFVASNSLNGFSPSISVNEFIEKWNTEKDFLILDVRNPEEYERGHIPGAINIPLPDLRERISELPIEKEILVHCQVGFRAHLAVRILMQKGFHRVSNISGGYKSMELLEI
- a CDS encoding metallophosphoesterase — protein: MKFAIIGDIHGYWNSQDLRYFNDSDYDFLLFTGDLPTYFSGPSLIPKRLSGLKKKAYLIPGNHDSSNLFQLTGELFQNKFLIQKGFLGQEKRLAKFKKDIAPVELCYYTYRQEEDYALLFCRPFSMGGPFLSFQPFLSKYCSVNDFEDSIALLASIVDEIEEEKLLVISHNGPTGLGDRREDIWGKDFDPRGGDWGDKDLEELISYCKKKKKRVELVLAGHMHYSETKRTNFIEKDSTLYLNSARVPRIFKKGKQMVHRHIRVEFVEAGPEISTVDVYQNEEQVEKLKPLLIS
- a CDS encoding SUMF1/EgtB/PvdO family nonheme iron enzyme, translated to MKVLIALFLFLPIFLYSEDEPETKKILNWKGEIHSVYKAKGTLRIRIHKGKQWKYSSEEDLRQQFMTQKTFFLFEKKTNKKVGEFNLQDLNFEYLPPSLNKERIYLVLSGDYTPLPGKNHKRITTNLYVASYKEIPSYLEPSSFYKDTQNHGKGIIRHKIDGKEMILIPAGTFLYGQGIDSENDAYNPFYNNPDESNLADLPSFYMDKYEVTNGEYLKFINSTNFPAPVHWKKGMYPAGKAHHPVNHLSYREVEAYAQWSGKRIPTELEWEKAARGPGFTKTLNRDETSTFKVDALRYPFGNTFDAGLCNSRESKLFETVSVYELSTAGKSPYGLMGMCGNVAEWTSSWYKPYKGHYLKHRAFGQQYRVIRGGSFTSSKREVSTFFRDYGGIPNLKEDRKAGFRLVVDYDSAY
- a CDS encoding tetratricopeptide repeat protein, with the protein product MIKFIFYNLCILFFALQFGLEAGAKQKKEILSLKKKFIREYKKRSKKNATETALKLISLAEKEYGNSHSKMSIFFTYAGKAYYISRDYENALLYFMKSYNLNIKNRKPDSMYLAADYRSLGKVYYRLRNYKKAIEMFHKSLEIRKKKLGEYSSTVATCYDLLGTAYEKSGDADKALEYYNKSLSVELQQLRKMKFQ
- a CDS encoding SDR family oxidoreductase, with product MKSAIVTGASSGIGLEISRLLLELDYKVYGISRYTKPKQIEHDKFVAVSSDLSEEKDWKPKVEAILKEEKELSLLVNNAGIGALGLHEEIEYNRLRKLLELNFCLPILLTRLCLRRIKENAGLILNISSTSALKASPIGAAYGASKAGLTSFGQSIFEEVRKTGTRVVNIHPDITRTHFFDELNFQESEDRETFLLPEDIADVVKFIIERKKELVITDITIKPQKHRLDKKRHNKELTE
- a CDS encoding acetyl-CoA C-acetyltransferase, with product MTEAFIIDAIRTPRARGNKRGSLNSVHPQELVAGLLRELPKRTALNLKEVDDVILGCVTQVGDQAACIARYAVMAAEWPIEVPGYTVNRFCGSGLQAVNDAASFIKAGAFDLVVAGGVESMSRVKMFSDLGSDEENPETMMSIGNPKIAEKYNLVPQGISADIIATKYNISREEIDRFAASSQIKAQNAIQNGYFKNSIIPVKRDDGVLVSEDEYPNPKWTFEFLSKMPAMFKGAGEKYFDKMALKTYPELGQIIHVHGGGNASGVVDGAGIVLLASEKAVKEKGLKPRAKIVSMAVSGEEPTIMLTGPVSASKKALNKANLTVADIDLWEINEAFAAVPLYVQKQLNIPLEKINVNGGSIALGHPLGGTGAILTGTAVDELERRKARYALITLCIGGGMGIATIIERV
- a CDS encoding MBL fold metallo-hydrolase, translating into MNEKKPHHRKDGFVNPYPTYKEHNFSDFLKWRWNRGSELEKVIDPKNYKFSYVENNAEEIRKNTNKFSVTWIGHATSLIQLDGKNILTDPIWSERCSPLSFVGPKRYVKPGIEMKNLPRIHFVLISHNHYDHMDLPSLKELNKRFSPTFIVGLKNKQFLESNGIQNVIELDWWDHVFRDGLRIHFTPTQHFSARGLLDRNETLWGSFIIEGQENTFYFAGDTAYFPGFKEIAEKFPRIDLAILPIGAYEPRWFMSPVHMDPAGAVLAFMDLKAKYLLPMHYQTFVLTDEPLDEPLKLCKKEYEAKQLPPNHLLPLKIGETYFFR